A window from Actinomycetospora corticicola encodes these proteins:
- a CDS encoding SURF1 family cytochrome oxidase biogenesis protein, with amino-acid sequence MRFLLRPGWIALTLAVAGFAFGCYYLLAPWQFHRSTERDGENAALVRAVSTAPVPRGELVPRGAEPDAAAAWRQVIVTGSYQGGEVLARLRSVDGSAASEVLTPFRTTDGETLLVDRGYVRPAGTVLPPIPPPPGGPATLVAYQRPDESPTDRAPIDQAGYRQFYAIDAAQIGPALGVPLAPGYLQLLPDQPGSLTAVPLPPPDPNSSYSYAWQWLIFGVMAVGGWFYFVRLEYRTRQDQENVRDDGAGPAPEPAPRTTAEVLADRYGR; translated from the coding sequence GTGCGCTTCCTGCTCCGCCCCGGCTGGATCGCCCTGACGTTGGCGGTCGCCGGGTTCGCCTTCGGCTGCTACTACCTGCTCGCGCCCTGGCAGTTCCACCGCAGCACCGAGCGCGACGGCGAGAACGCCGCCCTCGTCCGCGCCGTGTCGACGGCCCCGGTGCCCCGCGGCGAGCTCGTGCCTCGCGGCGCGGAGCCGGACGCGGCCGCCGCGTGGCGCCAGGTGATCGTCACCGGCTCCTACCAGGGCGGGGAGGTCCTGGCCCGGCTGCGCTCGGTCGACGGGAGCGCCGCGAGCGAGGTGCTGACCCCGTTCCGGACGACGGACGGCGAGACCCTGCTCGTCGACCGCGGCTACGTCCGCCCCGCGGGCACCGTCCTACCGCCGATCCCGCCGCCTCCGGGCGGGCCGGCCACACTCGTCGCCTACCAGCGCCCGGACGAGTCGCCCACCGACCGCGCCCCGATCGACCAGGCCGGGTACCGGCAGTTCTACGCGATCGACGCCGCGCAGATCGGTCCCGCGCTGGGCGTGCCCCTCGCCCCGGGCTACCTGCAGCTGCTCCCCGACCAGCCGGGCAGCCTCACCGCGGTCCCGCTCCCGCCACCGGACCCGAACTCCTCGTACTCCTACGCCTGGCAGTGGCTGATCTTCGGGGTCATGGCGGTCGGCGGCTGGTTCTACTTCGTCCGGCTCGAGTACCGCACGCGCCAGGACCAGGAGAACGTTCGCGACGACGGGGCGGGGCCGGCTCCCGAGCCCGCCCCGCGCACCACCGCCGAGGTCCTGGCCGACCGCTACGGCCGCTGA
- a CDS encoding SAM-dependent methyltransferase: protein MTDPAIPPGVDVERANVARMYDYWLGGAHNFAIDRAHADRIEASNRTARHAARSNRSYLHHVVRWCVAQGVDQFLDLGSGVPTVGNVHEIAPAARVAYVDHEAVAVAHSHAILADVDRATITQADLADADAVLGAPGVAELLDFARPVAVLAIAVLHYVPGDLVALLAPYRERLVPGGVLAISHVSDEQDDADLADRVRAAAEVFAGSANPVTLRSRAELAAPFDGLEITEPGMVDVVDWPAARPGVEKVGMYAVCAARR, encoded by the coding sequence GTGACCGACCCCGCGATCCCGCCCGGGGTCGACGTCGAGCGGGCCAACGTCGCCCGCATGTACGACTACTGGCTCGGTGGCGCCCACAACTTCGCGATCGACCGGGCCCACGCCGACCGGATCGAGGCCTCCAACCGCACCGCACGCCACGCGGCGCGCTCGAACCGGTCCTACCTGCACCACGTCGTCCGGTGGTGCGTGGCGCAGGGGGTCGACCAGTTCCTGGATCTGGGGTCCGGGGTGCCGACGGTCGGCAACGTCCACGAGATCGCCCCGGCGGCGCGGGTGGCGTACGTCGACCACGAGGCCGTGGCGGTGGCGCACTCGCACGCGATCCTCGCCGACGTCGACCGGGCCACGATCACGCAGGCCGACCTCGCCGACGCCGACGCCGTGCTCGGCGCCCCGGGGGTGGCCGAGCTCCTGGACTTCGCCCGGCCGGTCGCCGTGCTGGCGATCGCGGTCCTGCACTACGTGCCCGGTGACCTCGTGGCGCTGCTCGCGCCGTACCGCGAGCGGCTGGTGCCCGGCGGGGTGCTGGCGATCAGCCACGTCAGTGACGAGCAGGACGACGCCGACCTCGCCGACCGGGTGCGCGCCGCGGCCGAGGTGTTCGCGGGCAGCGCGAACCCGGTGACGCTGCGCTCGCGGGCGGAACTCGCGGCGCCCTTCGACGGGTTGGAGATCACCGAGCCCGGGATGGTCGACGTCGTCGACTGGCCGGCCGCGCGACCCGGCGTCGAGAAGGTGGGGATGTACGCGGTGTGCGCTGCGCGCAGGTGA
- a CDS encoding low molecular weight protein-tyrosine-phosphatase gives MIRLVTVCTGNICRSPMAEQVLRSALADAGLDGQVEVSSVGIGPWHVGEPMDRRAASTLAAHGYPNDHVARQVSDDVARADLLLAATADHARDLRRAGADPEAVRLLRSFDPAAPDGAEVPDPYYGGDEGFDEVLAMIEAAAPGVVAWARERA, from the coding sequence GTGATCCGACTCGTCACCGTCTGCACCGGCAACATCTGCCGCTCCCCGATGGCCGAGCAGGTGCTGCGGTCCGCCCTCGCCGACGCCGGCCTGGACGGGCAGGTCGAGGTGTCGAGCGTCGGGATCGGCCCCTGGCACGTCGGCGAGCCGATGGACCGGCGGGCGGCCTCGACGCTGGCCGCCCACGGCTACCCGAACGACCACGTGGCCCGTCAGGTGTCCGACGACGTCGCCCGCGCGGACCTCCTGCTCGCCGCCACCGCCGACCACGCCCGGGACCTGCGCCGCGCCGGGGCCGATCCGGAGGCCGTGCGGCTGCTGCGCTCGTTCGACCCGGCCGCCCCCGACGGCGCGGAGGTCCCCGACCCGTACTACGGCGGCGACGAGGGCTTCGACGAGGTGCTCGCGATGATCGAGGCGGCGGCGCCGGGGGTGGTGGCGTGGGCGCGGGAGCGGGCGTGA
- the tenA gene encoding thiaminase II yields the protein MTFSDELWDSAADVYDAVRAHPFLTGLTDGTLPHEAFGHFVTQDSHYLRGYARALAVLAARAPTEDDTTLFAQHAAGAIAAEQEMHAELSASLRIDRSGTPGPTTLAYTSYLLATVHGGSFAEGLGAVLPCYWIYARVGEALLAGSSPDPLYARWIAMYGGDEFQAVVDAAVGVMDRVAADLAPVERERVLAHYRTTSRYEWMFWDAAWRLETWPV from the coding sequence GTGACCTTCAGCGACGAGCTCTGGGACTCCGCCGCCGACGTCTACGACGCCGTGCGGGCCCACCCGTTCCTCACCGGCCTGACCGACGGGACGCTGCCGCACGAGGCGTTCGGCCACTTCGTCACCCAGGACAGCCACTACCTGCGCGGCTACGCCCGGGCACTCGCGGTGCTGGCGGCGCGGGCGCCCACCGAGGACGACACGACGCTGTTCGCCCAGCACGCGGCCGGGGCGATCGCGGCGGAGCAGGAGATGCACGCCGAACTGTCGGCGTCGCTGCGGATCGACCGCTCCGGGACCCCGGGCCCGACCACCCTCGCCTACACGAGCTACCTGCTCGCGACGGTGCACGGCGGGTCGTTCGCGGAGGGACTGGGCGCCGTGCTGCCGTGCTACTGGATCTATGCGCGGGTCGGCGAAGCCCTGCTCGCCGGGTCCTCGCCCGACCCGCTCTACGCGCGGTGGATCGCGATGTACGGCGGGGACGAGTTCCAGGCCGTCGTCGACGCCGCCGTGGGCGTCATGGACCGGGTGGCCGCCGACCTCGCCCCCGTGGAGCGGGAGCGGGTGCTCGCGCACTACCGGACGACCTCGCGCTACGAGTGGATGTTCTGGGACGCGGCCTGGCGGCTGGAGACCTGGCCGGTCTGA
- a CDS encoding DUF7581 domain-containing protein, protein MKADPSAQRRLLDLAAVDAELSRADHRRRTLPEQAAVEEAERTLRAAQDAVVVAQTTLSDLDRDVAKLDREVEQVRTREVRDQQLLANGSVSAKQANDLQHELASLERRRAVLEEEQLEVMERQEAAGVDLKHETEAHAVAQTALADAVERRDGVLGDIGTVEVRRGEERTNLLKELPEDLVALYDKLRSRGAAGAGELIGNRCGACRLEMDRNELREIQAAAPDEVVRCENCGAIVVRTGK, encoded by the coding sequence GTGAAGGCCGATCCCAGCGCCCAGCGCCGTCTGCTCGATCTGGCCGCCGTCGACGCCGAGCTCTCCCGCGCCGACCACCGGCGCCGGACGCTGCCCGAGCAGGCCGCGGTCGAGGAGGCCGAGCGCACCCTGCGCGCGGCGCAGGACGCCGTGGTGGTCGCGCAGACCACGCTGTCCGACCTCGACCGGGACGTCGCGAAGCTCGACCGCGAGGTCGAGCAGGTGCGCACCCGGGAGGTCCGCGACCAGCAGCTGCTGGCGAACGGGTCGGTGTCGGCCAAGCAGGCGAACGACCTGCAGCACGAGCTCGCGTCCCTCGAGCGTCGTCGCGCGGTGCTCGAGGAGGAACAGCTCGAGGTGATGGAGCGTCAGGAGGCGGCGGGGGTCGACCTCAAGCACGAGACCGAGGCGCACGCCGTGGCGCAGACCGCCCTGGCCGACGCCGTCGAGCGCCGCGACGGCGTGCTCGGCGACATCGGCACGGTCGAGGTCCGCCGCGGCGAGGAGCGGACGAACCTCCTGAAGGAACTGCCCGAGGACCTCGTCGCGCTCTACGACAAGCTCCGTTCCCGCGGCGCCGCGGGCGCGGGGGAGCTCATCGGCAACCGCTGTGGCGCCTGCCGCCTCGAGATGGACCGCAACGAACTGCGGGAGATCCAGGCCGCGGCCCCCGACGAGGTCGTCCGCTGCGAGAACTGCGGTGCGATCGTCGTGCGGACCGGGAAGTGA
- a CDS encoding MarR family winged helix-turn-helix transcriptional regulator, which translates to MRQVGDLGMSVGYVLKQAAAALRGAMDDALRPLDLTVSQYSCLEVLGQRPGLSNSELARATFVTRQAMNQVLRGLQDRGLLTRPAEAAHGRSRPTELTPAGREALADASRAVAAVEHRMLAAFDDDGRHRLLADLLTCRDAVA; encoded by the coding sequence ATGCGTCAAGTCGGCGATCTGGGGATGTCGGTGGGGTACGTGCTCAAGCAGGCGGCCGCCGCCCTGCGCGGCGCGATGGACGACGCCCTGCGCCCGCTCGACCTCACGGTCTCCCAGTACTCGTGCCTCGAGGTGCTGGGCCAACGGCCCGGGCTCTCGAACTCCGAGCTGGCCCGGGCGACGTTCGTGACCCGCCAGGCGATGAACCAGGTGCTCCGCGGCCTGCAGGACCGGGGGCTGCTGACCCGCCCGGCCGAGGCCGCGCACGGCCGGTCCCGCCCCACCGAGCTCACCCCGGCGGGGCGCGAGGCGCTGGCGGACGCGAGCCGGGCGGTGGCCGCGGTGGAGCACCGGATGCTCGCCGCGTTCGACGACGACGGCCGGCACCGGCTGCTCGCCGACCTCCTGACGTGCCGCGACGCCGTCGCCTGA
- a CDS encoding histidine phosphatase family protein has translation MSTGNAAATWTGRGAAVPTRIVLLRHGQSPLSVERRYSGRGNPELTELGRAQADAAATAVAARYPEAAAVISSPLARAFSTAGAVGTALGLPVEVDDGFIETDFGAWEGLTFREAAEQDPDVHATWLGDPTTAPPQGESFADVETRVSGALQGVLDRHAGSTVVLVSHVTPIKTVLKLALDAGPSLLFRMHLDLACLSVVDFWSDGGASVRLVNETSYLP, from the coding sequence GTGAGTACCGGGAACGCGGCCGCGACCTGGACCGGACGCGGGGCCGCCGTCCCGACGCGGATCGTGCTGCTCCGCCACGGCCAGTCCCCGCTGTCGGTGGAGCGCCGCTACTCCGGGCGCGGCAACCCGGAACTGACCGAGCTCGGGCGGGCCCAGGCCGACGCGGCCGCGACCGCCGTGGCGGCGCGCTACCCGGAGGCGGCCGCGGTGATCAGCTCGCCGCTGGCCCGGGCCTTCTCGACGGCGGGTGCGGTCGGGACCGCGCTCGGCCTGCCGGTGGAGGTCGACGACGGGTTCATCGAGACCGACTTCGGTGCGTGGGAGGGCCTGACGTTCCGCGAGGCCGCCGAGCAGGACCCCGACGTGCACGCGACCTGGCTCGGCGACCCGACGACGGCGCCGCCGCAGGGGGAGTCGTTCGCCGACGTCGAGACGCGGGTGTCGGGCGCCCTGCAGGGCGTGCTCGACCGCCACGCCGGGTCGACGGTGGTGCTGGTCAGCCACGTGACGCCGATCAAGACGGTGCTCAAGCTCGCCCTCGACGCGGGCCCGTCGCTGCTGTTCCGGATGCACCTGGACCTGGCGTGCCTGTCGGTCGTCGACTTCTGGTCCGACGGCGGGGCGAGCGTGCGGCTGGTCAACGAGACGTCCTACCTGCCGTGA
- a CDS encoding Nif3-like dinuclear metal center hexameric protein, translated as MPPLLADVVAALETAYPPALAQDWDAVGLVCGDPAEPVTRVHLAVDPTAAVVEEAIAAGADLLVTHHPLLLRGVHGVPADEPKGAVVHRLIRAGVALFAAHTNADAAEPGVSDALADALGVVVEAPLDPSSGIGRIGRLPGPESFEAFVARVGASLPTTAWGVRGAGDPARTIERVAVSGGAGDSMLHLARAAGVDAYVTADLRHHPADEHLQRSGAPALVDVAHWASEHPWCEQAADVLRRALPDLTVAVSTLRTDPWTLGGHAATPPSEKEGP; from the coding sequence ATGCCACCTCTGCTCGCCGACGTCGTCGCCGCCCTCGAGACCGCCTATCCGCCCGCCCTCGCCCAGGACTGGGACGCGGTCGGACTGGTGTGCGGTGACCCCGCCGAGCCGGTCACCCGCGTCCACCTCGCGGTCGATCCGACCGCCGCGGTCGTCGAGGAGGCCATCGCAGCCGGCGCGGACCTGCTGGTCACCCACCATCCGCTGCTCCTGCGCGGCGTCCACGGCGTCCCGGCCGACGAGCCCAAGGGCGCGGTGGTCCACCGGCTGATCCGGGCGGGTGTCGCGCTGTTCGCCGCCCACACCAACGCCGACGCCGCCGAGCCCGGCGTGTCCGACGCGCTGGCGGACGCGCTCGGCGTCGTGGTCGAGGCACCCCTCGATCCGTCGTCGGGCATCGGCCGGATCGGCCGCCTGCCCGGGCCGGAGTCCTTCGAGGCCTTCGTGGCGCGGGTCGGGGCCTCGCTCCCGACGACGGCGTGGGGCGTCCGGGGCGCCGGGGACCCGGCCCGGACGATCGAGCGCGTCGCCGTCTCCGGCGGCGCGGGCGACTCGATGCTGCATCTCGCGCGAGCCGCCGGGGTCGACGCCTACGTCACCGCGGACCTGCGCCACCACCCCGCCGACGAGCACCTGCAGCGGTCGGGGGCGCCCGCGCTCGTGGACGTCGCGCACTGGGCCTCCGAGCACCCGTGGTGCGAGCAGGCGGCCGACGTGCTGCGGCGGGCGCTGCCCGACCTCACGGTGGCGGTCTCGACACTGCGCACCGACCCCTGGACCCTCGGCGGACACGCCGCCACCCCGCCGTCTGAGAAGGAGGGCCCGTGA
- a CDS encoding VOC family protein, which translates to MSVTGPSFIALQVRDLGRAAAFYADTLGLTRAPVAPPGAVVFATSPIALAVREPLPGVDLDTAAPRPGYGVALWLHADDAQDLHDRLAAAGVPVLADPTDGPFGRQFTFADPDGYAVTVHDEA; encoded by the coding sequence ATGAGCGTCACCGGTCCCAGCTTCATCGCCCTGCAGGTCCGCGACCTCGGGCGCGCGGCCGCCTTCTACGCGGACACCCTCGGCCTCACCCGAGCGCCCGTCGCCCCGCCCGGCGCGGTCGTGTTCGCCACCAGCCCGATCGCCCTCGCCGTGCGCGAGCCGCTGCCCGGCGTGGACCTGGACACGGCGGCCCCCCGCCCCGGGTACGGGGTCGCGCTGTGGCTGCACGCCGACGACGCGCAGGATCTGCACGACCGGCTCGCCGCCGCGGGCGTCCCGGTCCTGGCGGACCCGACCGACGGGCCCTTCGGGCGCCAGTTCACCTTCGCCGACCCGGACGGGTACGCCGTCACCGTGCACGACGAGGCCTGA
- a CDS encoding fructosamine kinase family protein, translating into MGAGAGVTVLGREVVATRPLGSVEVCTLDDGREVVVKRPETPRSGARPSTRVAAEAAGLRWLAEPGVVPVPEVLDADDATLVTTLVPTRSASRAAAEDFGRSLAALHAAGAPAFGAPPPGGPADAWIGEAPMRNDPHDGHWLDWYLADRVQPYLRRAVDQGALSASAASRIEGAALQPGPEEPPARLHGDLWSGNVLWSDRAWLIDPAAHGGHRETDLAMFALFGHPHLDTVLAAYDEAAPLADGWRDRVGLHQLFPLLVHAALFGGGYGEAALRAVT; encoded by the coding sequence GTGGGCGCGGGAGCGGGCGTGACGGTGCTCGGGCGAGAGGTCGTGGCCACGCGCCCCCTCGGCTCGGTCGAGGTCTGCACGCTCGACGACGGGCGGGAGGTCGTCGTCAAGCGGCCGGAGACGCCGCGCAGCGGAGCTCGACCGTCGACCCGCGTCGCGGCGGAGGCGGCCGGGCTGCGGTGGCTGGCCGAGCCCGGCGTCGTGCCGGTGCCGGAGGTGCTCGACGCCGACGACGCGACGCTGGTGACGACGCTCGTGCCCACCCGGTCCGCGTCGCGGGCCGCCGCGGAGGACTTCGGGCGGTCGCTGGCGGCCCTGCACGCGGCCGGGGCACCGGCGTTCGGCGCGCCGCCGCCCGGTGGGCCGGCCGACGCCTGGATCGGGGAGGCGCCGATGCGGAACGACCCGCACGACGGCCACTGGCTCGACTGGTACCTCGCCGATCGCGTGCAGCCCTACCTGCGGCGGGCGGTGGATCAGGGCGCGCTGTCGGCGTCGGCGGCGTCCCGCATCGAGGGTGCGGCGCTGCAGCCCGGACCGGAGGAGCCGCCGGCCCGGCTGCACGGCGACCTGTGGAGCGGGAACGTGCTGTGGTCGGACCGGGCGTGGCTGATCGACCCCGCCGCGCACGGCGGACACCGGGAGACCGACCTCGCGATGTTCGCCCTCTTCGGGCACCCCCACCTCGACACGGTGCTCGCCGCGTACGACGAGGCCGCCCCGCTCGCCGACGGCTGGCGCGACCGCGTCGGGCTCCACCAGCTCTTCCCGCTGCTCGTGCACGCGGCGCTGTTCGGCGGCGGGTACGGCGAGGCCGCGCTCCGAGCGGTGACCTGA
- a CDS encoding cobalamin biosynthesis protein → MIAVVSSRAVGLLLGVAADAVFGDPRRGHPVAVFGSAAGRLERAWWSDSRPRGVAYCAVLVGGVAVGGAAAERAVARSWVGRVLLTAVATWVVVGGRSLAGEGSALAAELTADDLGAARRRLPALCGRDPSALDADGLARAALESVAENTSDAVVAPLVWGAVAGVPGLLGYRAANTLDAMVGHLSERHRRFGWASARLDDVLNGVPARLAAVLTAGAAPVVGGRPSRAVAAWRADAARHPSPNAGPVEAAFAGALGRQLGGRTVYPYGVQERPTLGSGPPPRVADLARAVRLSRVVTVASAVVAAGVAAGVGRRQRP, encoded by the coding sequence ATGATCGCCGTCGTGTCGTCGCGCGCGGTGGGTCTGCTCCTGGGTGTCGCCGCGGACGCCGTGTTCGGCGACCCCCGGCGAGGACATCCGGTCGCGGTGTTCGGGTCGGCCGCGGGACGGCTGGAACGGGCGTGGTGGTCGGACTCCCGGCCCCGGGGTGTCGCGTACTGCGCGGTGCTCGTGGGCGGGGTCGCCGTCGGCGGAGCCGCGGCCGAGCGGGCGGTGGCGCGCTCGTGGGTCGGGCGGGTGCTGCTGACGGCCGTGGCCACGTGGGTGGTGGTCGGGGGTCGGTCGCTCGCGGGGGAGGGGTCGGCGCTCGCCGCGGAGCTGACGGCGGACGACCTCGGCGCGGCGCGTCGGCGGCTGCCCGCGCTGTGCGGCCGCGACCCGTCGGCGCTCGACGCGGACGGCCTGGCCCGGGCCGCGCTCGAGTCGGTCGCGGAGAACACCTCGGACGCCGTCGTCGCGCCGCTGGTCTGGGGCGCGGTCGCGGGGGTGCCCGGGTTGCTCGGCTACCGGGCGGCGAACACGCTGGACGCGATGGTCGGCCACCTCTCCGAGCGCCACCGCCGCTTCGGCTGGGCGAGCGCCCGGCTCGACGACGTGCTCAACGGGGTCCCGGCCCGCCTCGCCGCGGTCCTGACGGCGGGTGCGGCGCCGGTCGTCGGCGGACGCCCGTCGCGGGCGGTCGCCGCCTGGCGGGCCGACGCCGCGCGCCACCCCAGCCCCAACGCGGGCCCGGTCGAGGCGGCGTTCGCCGGGGCGCTGGGCCGGCAGCTCGGCGGGCGGACCGTCTACCCCTACGGCGTGCAGGAGCGCCCGACCCTGGGCTCCGGACCGCCGCCCCGGGTGGCCGACCTCGCCCGGGCCGTCCGGCTGTCCCGGGTCGTCACGGTGGCATCGGCGGTCGTGGCGGCCGGGGTGGCGGCCGGGGTGGGCCGCCGTCAGCGGCCGTAG
- a CDS encoding SLC13 family permease codes for MTALAIGLLVAVLVVAVARPRGLPEATAAIPAAALVVGIGLLSADDALAEVARLGPTVGFLAAVLVLSHLADAEGVFTWAGSLLRREGLFGRVFVIAALTTAVLSLDATVVLLTPVVVRAAKRLRVAAAPAAYACAHLANSASLLLPVSNLTNLLAVGATDLSFLRFAALMALPWLAVLLVEYVGLRWVFRRDLRTEEALAPDNAAEHADRGSETVGVPTFALVVLALTLVGFGVASPLGVEPVWVAVGGVIVLGARSLLAGRTSAARLVGAASPLFCLFVLALGIVVAAVGQQGLSGLLGGLVGGLGTGLGGLLAIAGIAAVLANVVNNLPATLLLLAALGPTPAPVVVLAMLIGVGVGPNLTYVGSLATLLWRRVMLAEGVEPSLGRFTVAGLVTTPAGLVLGVCALWAGEHFVGL; via the coding sequence ATGACCGCACTCGCGATCGGTCTCCTGGTCGCGGTCCTCGTCGTCGCGGTCGCCCGGCCACGCGGTCTGCCGGAGGCGACCGCGGCGATCCCGGCGGCGGCGCTCGTCGTCGGGATCGGTCTGCTGAGCGCCGACGACGCCCTCGCCGAGGTCGCACGGCTCGGCCCGACCGTCGGCTTCCTCGCCGCCGTCCTGGTCCTCTCCCACCTCGCCGACGCCGAGGGCGTCTTCACCTGGGCCGGCTCGCTGCTGCGCCGGGAGGGCCTGTTCGGGCGGGTGTTCGTCATCGCGGCGCTCACCACGGCCGTCCTGTCCCTGGACGCCACCGTCGTGCTGCTCACGCCCGTCGTCGTGCGGGCCGCGAAGCGCCTGCGGGTCGCGGCGGCCCCCGCGGCCTACGCCTGCGCGCACCTCGCGAACTCCGCGTCCCTGTTGCTGCCGGTCTCGAACCTGACCAACCTGCTCGCCGTCGGTGCCACCGACCTCTCCTTCCTGCGCTTCGCCGCCCTGATGGCGCTCCCCTGGCTCGCCGTCCTGCTCGTCGAGTACGTCGGCCTTCGTTGGGTCTTCCGCCGCGATCTGCGGACGGAGGAGGCCCTAGCTCCCGACAATGCAGCTGAGCACGCCGATAGGGGGAGTGAGACGGTCGGGGTCCCGACCTTCGCCCTCGTCGTGCTCGCCCTGACCCTCGTCGGCTTCGGCGTGGCGTCCCCGCTCGGCGTGGAGCCGGTGTGGGTCGCGGTCGGCGGGGTGATCGTGCTCGGGGCCCGCTCGCTTCTGGCCGGACGCACCAGCGCGGCGCGGCTCGTCGGCGCCGCCTCGCCGCTGTTCTGCCTGTTCGTGCTGGCCCTCGGGATCGTGGTGGCGGCGGTCGGGCAGCAGGGTCTGTCGGGGCTGCTCGGCGGGCTGGTCGGCGGGCTCGGCACCGGTCTCGGGGGCCTGCTCGCGATCGCCGGCATCGCGGCGGTGCTGGCGAACGTGGTGAACAACCTGCCCGCGACCCTGCTGCTGCTCGCCGCGCTGGGACCGACGCCGGCCCCCGTCGTCGTGCTGGCGATGCTCATCGGGGTCGGCGTGGGACCCAACCTCACCTACGTCGGGTCGCTCGCCACCCTGCTCTGGCGGCGCGTGATGCTCGCGGAGGGTGTGGAGCCGTCGCTCGGGCGCTTCACCGTCGCGGGCCTCGTCACGACGCCGGCAGGGCTGGTGCTCGGGGTGTGTGCCCTCTGGGCAGGTGAGCACTTCGTGGGCCTATGA
- a CDS encoding MFS transporter, producing the protein MTDTAEAGAGGTPANITVTDDATMKRAVGAAAVGNITEWFDFGVYAYLATTIEANFFPPGPLAQVGVFAGFAVSFLVRPLGGLFFGPLGDRIGRTKVLSITVIMMAVGTFLLGFIPPYSAIGIWAPILLVLCRVVQGFSTGGEYAGAMTFIAEYSPDRRRGFFGSFLECGTFIGYALGATVATIIPLVSTPEFASTWAWRIPFFIALPLGIVGVYLRVKLEETPAFQTLLSESEEREGQQAGAGIKMLFTKYWPAMLTAGGLVVAWNITNYMLTSYMPTFLEDNVTATGGQAIDTTTSQIIQIVILWVAVFIIPALGLLSDRVGRKPLLLVGAVALVVLAFPMIYVLTLGSVPLVALGLGVMAVILILFSSTCPSTLPALFPTEVRYGGLSISFNIFVSAFAGTTSLIMTALVLGTGWGYWPAVYLIFAGIVGLVVLVKLKDPAGKPLLGSNPAVSTPEEARELAASGSATRG; encoded by the coding sequence GTGACGGATACGGCGGAGGCAGGGGCCGGCGGTACACCGGCCAACATCACGGTCACCGACGACGCGACGATGAAGCGGGCCGTCGGCGCGGCGGCGGTCGGCAACATCACCGAGTGGTTCGACTTCGGGGTCTACGCCTACCTGGCGACGACGATCGAGGCGAACTTCTTCCCGCCCGGGCCCCTGGCCCAGGTCGGCGTGTTCGCGGGCTTCGCCGTGTCGTTCCTGGTCAGACCGCTGGGCGGGCTGTTCTTCGGCCCCCTCGGCGACCGGATCGGCCGCACCAAGGTCCTCTCCATCACCGTCATCATGATGGCGGTCGGGACGTTCCTGCTCGGCTTCATCCCGCCGTACTCCGCGATCGGGATCTGGGCCCCGATCCTGCTGGTGCTCTGCCGCGTGGTGCAGGGCTTCTCCACCGGTGGTGAGTACGCGGGCGCGATGACCTTCATCGCCGAGTACTCGCCCGATCGGCGACGCGGATTCTTCGGCAGCTTCCTCGAGTGCGGCACGTTCATCGGTTACGCCCTCGGAGCCACGGTCGCGACCATCATCCCCCTGGTCTCGACGCCGGAGTTCGCGTCCACGTGGGCGTGGCGCATCCCGTTCTTCATCGCGCTGCCGCTCGGCATCGTCGGGGTCTACCTGCGCGTCAAGCTCGAGGAGACCCCGGCGTTCCAGACGCTGCTCTCCGAGTCCGAGGAGCGCGAGGGCCAGCAGGCAGGCGCCGGGATCAAGATGCTCTTCACGAAGTACTGGCCGGCCATGCTGACGGCCGGCGGCCTGGTCGTGGCCTGGAACATCACGAACTACATGCTCACGAGCTACATGCCGACGTTCCTCGAGGACAACGTCACCGCGACCGGCGGACAGGCGATCGACACGACGACATCGCAGATCATCCAGATCGTGATCCTCTGGGTCGCCGTCTTCATCATCCCGGCACTGGGCCTGCTCTCCGACCGCGTCGGGCGCAAGCCGTTGCTGCTCGTCGGCGCGGTCGCGCTCGTCGTCCTCGCCTTCCCGATGATCTACGTCCTCACCCTCGGCTCGGTCCCGCTCGTCGCCCTGGGTCTCGGGGTGATGGCCGTGATCCTCATCCTGTTCTCGTCGACCTGTCCGTCGACGCTCCCGGCGCTGTTCCCGACCGAGGTCCGCTACGGCGGGCTGTCGATCTCGTTCAACATCTTCGTGTCGGCCTTCGCCGGGACGACGTCGCTGATCATGACGGCCCTCGTCCTCGGGACGGGCTGGGGCTACTGGCCCGCGGTGTACCTGATCTTCGCCGGTATCGTCGGCCTGGTCGTGCTGGTCAAGCTGAAGGACCCGGCCGGCAAGCCGTTGCTCGGCTCCAACCCCGCGGTCTCGACGCCGGAGGAGGCGCGCGAGCTCGCCGCCTCCGGTAGCGCGACACGCGGGTGA